TCGACGTCCTCGTTCTTGTCCGGCCGCTCGACCCAGTCGATCCGCCAGGGCGCGAACACCTGCTCCATGCCCGTGCTGGGACCGCGCCCGGCTTAACCGCCACGGCACACCGCGATTCGATGGCGAGCCATCTTCACGTATTTATATCCATCGGCCGTTCTATCGGGGTAGCCCCGAACGGAACTGTGAACGGGCTCCGTAAACGATCTGGGACGCTCTCGGCCCGTCATAGCGAAAACCACCGGACGGCGACCGGAAATCGCGTGAACGAACCGGAACGGATTGGAGTTTTTATGCTCCCGACCGGGGTAGGACCGGACGCGATGTCAGTACGCGATGATACGTCCGACGGGATGACAGAGGAGTGCGAGGAATGTCGGCGAGAGACGCCCCACGAGGTGTCCGTGGAGATTCTCACGGAGAGCGCCACGCCGGAGAACGCCGAGTACTCGCGCGAGCCCTACCGTGTCAGCGAGTGTCGGGTGTGTGGTGCGCGCACCGTCCTGCGGATGAACAACGCCTAGCTGACATCACAGCCGCGTCGTGACCTCGCAGCCGTCCTCGGTGACGATGAGCGTGTGTTCTTTCTGACTGACCAGCTGGCCGTCCTCCTCCTTGAGTACGGGGTAGCCGTGGAGCACGTCCTGCTGTTTGAGCCGCCGGAGCGCCATCTCCGGCCGGCGCACGTCGAGCCAGCGCGTGGCGAAGGGTAACGTCTTGAACTCCTCGGTGATCTGGTTCAGCGCGTCCCGGGCGGCGCGGTTGCGGACCGACCCCTCCGATTCGAGCGCGAAGATCTCCTCCTCGCTGCCCTCCCGCACCTTGCCGCCGCCGTCGGTCGCGAACGGTTCGATGGCGACGACGTCGCCGGCCTCGAGTTCGACGCCCTGTGCGACCTCCCGGTTCGGGATGTTCGGCGGCGTGTGCTGCTTCCAGTGGCCAAGTCCGTGGCCGGTGAGGTTCACGACCGGGTTGAACCCGTAACCGTCGATCGTCTCCTCGATGACGGCACCGATCTCGCCCGTGTCGACGCCGGCTTCCACCACGTCGAGTGCGGCGTCGAGGGCTGCCTCGGAGGCCTCCGCTAGCTCGGGGTTACCCGAGAGGTCGACGGTGACGGCGGTGTCGGCGAGCCAGCCGTCGACGTGAACCCCGATGTCGAGGTTGACCATCTCCTCGCCGAAGGTCGCCGAATCGTCGACGCTCGGCGTGGCGTGGGCGGCCTCCTCGTCGATGCTGATGTTCACGGGGAAGGCCGGCTCGCCGCCGAGTTCGCGGATCCGCTCCTCGGCCCACTCGGCCAGTTCCAGGTGACTCGCGCCGACTTCCACCCGGTCTGCGGCCTCGTTTCGCACCTGCGCGAGGATCTCGCCCGCTTCCCGGTGTTTCTCGTACTGCTCGCCGTCCAGGTCCACGTCGGTCATACCCGCCCGTTCGACGAACGCCGGCAAAGGAGTTGCGCTCCGGCAGGTCACGCGGCGCCGTCCGCCCGTCTCGACCGAACCGGTCCGACAGCCGAGACGACGCCGGAGCACCCGGTCGCTTACGGGTAGCCAAATTGATCGCCACTGGTCGGTGAGGGTCAGCCGACCCGCAAGTGAAAGATGCCGATCTGCAACCGATCGGCCGTCAGAGACCGCTTATCCCACACAGTCGGTCGCTACGTTCTCGAAACGGTCTGGGCCCCTTATCCCGGGCCTTGAGGAACCGGACACCGGATGAGAGACAAGCATCTGGCGGCAGTGACAGCGATACTTCTGGTCGTGGCCGCGGCCGGAATTGCCCTGACAGCAGGTGGGCAACAGGGTGCGCCACAGGCCACGGCCGCGGACACGACGGACGAGACGACGGACGCCACGGGTGTGACTCTTCACGGAGTCACCGTCGAACGACTCCGGCTTCAGGACACGAACGTCACGAACGCGACCGTCAACCGGCTGACGGTGGCCGAAGTGACGAGCGAGAACCGGACCATCACCAACGGGACCTTCGTCGACGTCGAGATCCAGTCGCTCCAACTGGAAGGCGTGACGGCCGACGACCTCACCAGCCAGGGGATGGCCCCGGAGGAGATGCCGGGCGCAGC
Above is a genomic segment from Halorientalis sp. LT38 containing:
- the map gene encoding type II methionyl aminopeptidase, with protein sequence MTDVDLDGEQYEKHREAGEILAQVRNEAADRVEVGASHLELAEWAEERIRELGGEPAFPVNISIDEEAAHATPSVDDSATFGEEMVNLDIGVHVDGWLADTAVTVDLSGNPELAEASEAALDAALDVVEAGVDTGEIGAVIEETIDGYGFNPVVNLTGHGLGHWKQHTPPNIPNREVAQGVELEAGDVVAIEPFATDGGGKVREGSEEEIFALESEGSVRNRAARDALNQITEEFKTLPFATRWLDVRRPEMALRRLKQQDVLHGYPVLKEEDGQLVSQKEHTLIVTEDGCEVTTRL